Genomic segment of Natronoarchaeum philippinense:
TGCCATCACGATTCGACAGACAAGGGCCGTCACATTAATGCCCGAACGACAGTTTCAGACTCTGAAACTGTGCTCCGTTTCGGATCCGGAATCCGTCGACGGAGCCGCAGAGTTATTTCGGGCGAGCGCCAACGGTCAGTAGAGAATGCGATTTATCGAGGAGATCGTCGTCGACGAGTTTCTGCCCACCTTCCGGTCGATGCTCGCCGAGGAACTCCGGGAGCGGGGCCTGACACAGAACGAAGTGGCCGACGTACTGGGGATCAGCCAGAGCGCCGTCTCGAAGTACGTCCACGGCGACGTGAGCCGGAACGAGCGACTGCTCACCGACGAGCGCGTCGTCGAGTTGGTCGAGGAGATCGCCGACGGGCTGGCCTCGGGCGATATGCGGCCCGTGCAGGGACTCGTCGAAGCCGAGGTGCTGGTTCGGCGCCTCGAAGACGGCGACGTGCTCGCCAAGCTCCACGAGGACGCCGTCCCCGAACTGGCCGACCACGAAGCGACAATCAGCGTCCACGATCCGGACAACGAACTCCGGTCGGCCGAGCGCGTCCTCACGGCGCTCCGACGTGGGCTTCGCAAGATCGAGACGACCAGCGGCTTCGCCGGACTCATTCCCAACGTCGGGTCGAACCTTGTTGCTTGCTTGCCCGGCGCCGCCGGCGTCGACGACGTGGCCGGCGTCCCCGGCCGAATCTTCGATGTCAAGGGCCGGGCGACGATCCCCGGCGACCCCGAGTTCGGCGTCAGCGAGCACGTCGCCTCGGTGCTGCTGGCCGCCCGGAACGGGGGGAGCGACGCCCGCGCGGCGGTCAACCTGCGCTACGATCCCGAGATCGTCGAAGCGCTCGCTGCGGCGGGCTACGACGCCGTCGAGTTCGACGCCGACGCCGAGGTCGATGACGCCGTCGGGGACGCTGTCGACGCGACGCCCGAACCGACCGTGCTCTACCAAACGGGTGGCTTCGGCGTCGAACCGATCGTCTACGTGCTCGGCGAGGACGTGGAGGCGGTCGTCGAAGCGATCAGAACGCTAGTCTGACAATGCCCCCATCCAACGGC
This window contains:
- a CDS encoding thiamine-phosphate synthase family protein; the encoded protein is MRFIEEIVVDEFLPTFRSMLAEELRERGLTQNEVADVLGISQSAVSKYVHGDVSRNERLLTDERVVELVEEIADGLASGDMRPVQGLVEAEVLVRRLEDGDVLAKLHEDAVPELADHEATISVHDPDNELRSAERVLTALRRGLRKIETTSGFAGLIPNVGSNLVACLPGAAGVDDVAGVPGRIFDVKGRATIPGDPEFGVSEHVASVLLAARNGGSDARAAVNLRYDPEIVEALAAAGYDAVEFDADAEVDDAVGDAVDATPEPTVLYQTGGFGVEPIVYVLGEDVEAVVEAIRTLV